One Oryza glaberrima chromosome 11, OglaRS2, whole genome shotgun sequence genomic region harbors:
- the LOC127755254 gene encoding pectinesterase-like, with the protein MAEKRMMLLLMIIVGSALSSSSIHGDDATVVSLSHTDRWIRRRLQLIHGMVDGKAVVETVVVCKDGSGNFTTITQALGAAPPRGKFGIFVKAGVYEETVNITRADVVLWGEGIGKTVITGSRSCPIENNKTKTDMMPWTATVTVQGHGFIAQDVTIENKAGPTGTPAVALRCDSNRSLIHRCRIDGYQDTLWAQNNLQVYLRCDIAGTIDFVYGNAKAIFQYCRLLVRNPGNGKHNAITAQGRNDPTSEESGFVLQGCNITAMEGESLAGVDTYLGRPWKNHSRVVFMGCFMSDIINPDGWVHWNKATPVEETTRTVEYLEYGNTGAGAKTRDRVKWKGVRVITAAEANRFTVDHFINGNQWLPNLVNGEQINYTHGLI; encoded by the exons ATGGCTGAAAAGAGGATGATGCTTTTGTTGATGATCATCGTTGGTTCTGCACTGTCGTCGTCGAGCATTcacggcgacgacgcgacggtcGTCAGCCTCAGCCACACCGACCGCTGGATACGGAGGAGGCTCCAGCTCATCCACGGGATGGTGGACGGCAAGGCGGTGGTGGAGACCGTGGTCGTATGCAAGGACGGTAGCGGCAACTTCACGACCATCACCCAAGCCTtgggcgcggcgccgccgagagGCAAGTTCGGCATCTTTGTCAAAGCAGGGGTTTACGAGGAAACGGTGAATATTACCAGGGCAGATGTTGTGCTTTGGGGCGAGGGCATCGGCAAAACCGTGATTACTGGAAGCCGCTCTTGCCCCATAGAAAATAATAAGACCAAGACCGACATGATGCCTTGGACGGCCACAGTCA cTGTGCAAGGGCATGGATTTATAGCTCAGGACGTGACAATAGAGAACAAGGCGGGTCCGACCGGTACTCCAGCCGTCGCTCTGCGCTGCGACTCAAACAGATCCCTTATCCATCGCTGTCGCATAGACGGGTACCAAGACACACTTTGGGCCCAAAACAACCTGCAGGTGTATCTGCGGTGCGACATCGCCGGAACAATTGATTTTGTGTATGGTAATGCGAAGGCCATTTTTCAGTATTGCCGCTTACTGGTGCGCAACCCGGGCAACGGCAAGCACAATGCCATCACGGCGCAGGGGCGCAACGACCCAACCAGCGAGGAGTCGGGGTTCGTACTCCAAGGTTGCAACATCACCGCCATGGAAGGAGAAAGCCTCGCGGGGGTGGATACCTATCTGGGGAGGCCCTGGAAGAACCATTCCAGGGTGGTTTTCATGGGCTGTTTCATGAGCGACATCATCAACCCTGACGGCTGGGTTCACTGGAACAAGGCAACACCTGTGGAGGAGACAACCAGGACAGTGGAGTACCTGGAGTATGGCAACACAGGCGCTGGGGCAAAGACGCGTGACCGTGTCAAGTGGAAGGGGGTACGGGTGATCACCGCGGCGGAGGCCAACCGTTTCACCGTTGATCACTTCATCAACGGTAACCAGTGGTTGCCCAACTTGGTCAACGGCGAGCAGATCAACTACACCCACGGTCTCATCTAG
- the LOC127754254 gene encoding uncharacterized protein LOC127754254 produces MLPSFSSYQSMAGSFNPASCRSLLLPLRLRLRLLLLLLAAAVSGATGSYDPKAFCSKTTDVASCLRVYPTLPDDVAKSQDNEQLYTRLYDYCGVKIYEASSLAESMIATTTAADPVIIATFFPQWKGDEAITTKTHPGKCLLSCNKTIGDVDAIQTCGNTYMEDRPPMIHQNLTVLFHGGHPLPLCKSGCPERSSSEGEAILATKFKYIWTLLDLLEAVLPEYLSETATGAKHKTTTPSPAAASTAP; encoded by the coding sequence ATGTTACCCTCATTCTCATCCTACCAAAGCATGGCGGGCTCCTTTAATCCTGCATCGTGTCGCTCACTGCTGCTGccactccgcctccgcctccgcctcctcctcctcctcctagccGCTGCAGTCAGTGGCGCCACCGGCAGCTACGACCCCAAGGCATTCTGCTCCAAGACGACAGACGTAGCGTCGTGCCTCAGGGTGTACCCAACACTCCCGGACGACGTCGCCAAGTCGCAGGATAACGAGCAGCTCTACACACGGCTGTACGACTACTGTGGAGTCAAGATCTACGAGGCCTCATCGCTCGCAGAATCCATGATtgcaaccaccaccgccgccgaccccgtgaTCATCGCCACCTTCTTCCCGCAGTGGAAAGGGGACGAGGCGATAACGACAAAAACACATCCAGGCAAGTGCCTCTTGAGCTGCAACAAGACCATCGGCGACGTTGACGCCATCCAGACCTGCGGAAACACCTACATGGAAGACAGGCCCCCTATGATCCACCAGAATCTCACTGTCTTGTTCCACGGCGGCCACCCGCTGCCGCTCTGCAAGAGTGGATGCCCGGAGAGGTCGTCCTCGGAGGGCGAGGCCATCCTCGCCACAAAGTTCAAGTATATATGGACCTTGTTGGATCTCCTGGAAGCTGTCCTCCCGGAATATCTTTCTGAGACTGCCACCGGTGCTAAACATAAGACGACGACACCATCTCCCGCTGCAGCGTCCACGGCGCCATGA